In a genomic window of Cerasicoccus sp. TK19100:
- the rsmH gene encoding 16S rRNA (cytosine(1402)-N(4))-methyltransferase RsmH — MGHLPVLLNEVLECFSPIQQGRYLDGTFGGGGHTTAILEASEQAHVTGLDCDPAAAERAAALRERYPDRLSFFDLNFRKLDKLTQTGFAGVLLDLGVSSFQLDQAERGFSFREDAPADMRLNPRQGVSAAEFLETASREDVIHAIRNHGEEKQWRRVVDAIFNARGTGVLQSTAKLADLIAANVSQRRGERIHPATKSFQGIRIAVNDELGAIEEGLPKAFDALAPGGVLAVISFHSLEDRLVKRFFNRVTGRPEHGRDYRAQDERVQLAERLTRKPITAAEAEIAANPRSRSAKLRAVRKLTSPQD; from the coding sequence ATGGGACACCTGCCAGTGCTGCTCAACGAGGTGCTCGAATGCTTCTCGCCCATTCAGCAAGGCCGGTATCTCGATGGCACCTTCGGCGGAGGCGGCCACACGACTGCCATCCTCGAAGCCAGCGAACAAGCACACGTCACCGGACTCGATTGCGACCCTGCCGCTGCTGAGCGGGCCGCCGCCCTGAGGGAGCGTTATCCCGACCGACTTTCGTTCTTTGATCTTAATTTCCGTAAACTGGACAAACTGACGCAAACTGGGTTCGCCGGGGTCTTGTTGGACCTCGGCGTTTCCTCCTTTCAGTTGGACCAGGCCGAGCGGGGCTTCTCCTTTCGGGAGGACGCGCCTGCGGACATGCGCTTGAACCCGCGTCAGGGCGTGTCCGCAGCCGAGTTTCTTGAAACCGCCAGCCGCGAAGACGTCATCCATGCCATCCGTAACCACGGTGAGGAAAAACAGTGGCGCCGGGTGGTCGACGCGATCTTCAACGCCCGCGGAACCGGCGTCCTGCAATCTACCGCGAAGCTGGCCGATTTGATCGCCGCTAACGTTTCCCAACGCCGCGGTGAGCGCATCCATCCCGCGACCAAGTCGTTTCAAGGCATCCGCATTGCCGTCAACGACGAGTTGGGCGCGATCGAGGAGGGCCTGCCCAAGGCGTTTGACGCCCTGGCCCCCGGAGGCGTGCTGGCCGTTATCAGTTTCCACTCCCTGGAAGACCGTCTGGTGAAGCGATTCTTCAATCGCGTGACCGGGCGACCCGAGCATGGACGCGACTACCGCGCGCAAGATGAGCGCGTGCAACTCGCCGAAAGGCTTACCCGCAAACCGATTACCGCCGCCGAGGCGGAGATCGCCGCCAATCCGCGCAGCCGTTCGGCCAAACTACGGGCCGTCCGCAAGCTGACTTCACCTCAAGACTGA
- a CDS encoding PEP-CTERM sorting domain-containing protein gives MKKLLPFLCFCIFSLPSHALLLFTLQENGPDVELTVSGSLTSLSGLSSAGVSAPIVGLVNPNTVIIQTGTNLTGELFLPTVGSITGDLNFGAGTLLNANLNDGGSAIVGLDLTLGLGAGALILPSGYSAGTPVTGGGTFTGQSLASMGVTPGVYSWTWTGAGDSVQLNAVSAIPEPGTYIAALGMLGLVGFVWMRRKRMASTMSEV, from the coding sequence ATGAAAAAACTGCTGCCTTTTCTGTGTTTCTGCATTTTCTCGCTTCCTTCACACGCCTTGCTGCTCTTTACGCTGCAAGAAAACGGCCCCGACGTTGAGTTGACGGTTTCAGGTTCGTTGACGAGCTTGTCTGGATTGAGTTCGGCGGGTGTCTCGGCTCCTATCGTGGGTTTGGTTAATCCAAACACCGTGATTATTCAGACTGGGACGAACCTAACTGGTGAATTGTTTTTACCAACTGTGGGTAGTATTACTGGCGATTTGAACTTCGGTGCCGGGACATTGCTTAATGCCAATTTGAATGATGGAGGCTCGGCAATCGTGGGACTTGATCTAACGTTGGGGTTGGGTGCTGGTGCCTTGATTTTACCTAGCGGATATTCGGCAGGCACGCCAGTTACCGGTGGTGGCACTTTCACTGGGCAATCACTGGCGAGCATGGGAGTGACTCCAGGAGTGTATTCGTGGACTTGGACTGGCGCAGGTGACTCTGTCCAGCTAAATGCGGTTTCAGCAATTCCTGAGCCGGGGACTTATATTGCAGCGCTCGGGATGTTGGGACTGGTCGGCTTTGTTTGGATGCGCCGTAAACGTATGGCATCGACCATGTCTGAAGTCTGA
- a CDS encoding TlyA family RNA methyltransferase — protein sequence MTSHFAPHTPPKRADELLVAQGVVESRAIAQRIIKSGQAFRADGSTIAKPSTKIPADEPLTITAPPRFVSQGGEKLESWFDAHPLDFSGLAALDVGASTGGFTDCLLQRGAAHVTGIDVGHGQLHPRLLDDERVTNIEGLNAKDLDEAELPHEVYPIVVADLSFISLKKVIEPIWNRVAPGGTAILLVKPQFEAPKEVISKTKGILRDDALRAETLAGVIAEATALPGCKIIGQIECPVAGGDGNREYLLGLSKSDIH from the coding sequence ATGACGTCCCACTTCGCCCCCCACACGCCCCCCAAACGTGCCGACGAGCTTCTCGTGGCCCAAGGGGTGGTCGAATCCCGGGCAATCGCTCAGCGAATTATCAAATCCGGTCAGGCATTTCGGGCCGACGGGTCCACCATCGCCAAACCGAGTACCAAGATTCCCGCCGACGAGCCGCTGACCATCACCGCCCCGCCCCGCTTCGTGTCCCAGGGCGGCGAGAAGCTGGAGTCGTGGTTCGACGCGCATCCGTTGGACTTCAGCGGCCTGGCTGCGCTCGATGTCGGTGCTTCCACGGGCGGCTTCACCGACTGCCTGCTCCAACGCGGCGCGGCACACGTAACCGGAATCGACGTCGGGCATGGCCAGCTCCACCCTCGCCTGCTCGACGATGAACGCGTTACTAATATAGAAGGGCTCAACGCCAAGGACCTCGATGAGGCCGAACTGCCCCACGAGGTTTACCCCATCGTCGTGGCGGACCTGTCCTTCATCTCCTTAAAGAAGGTCATCGAGCCAATCTGGAACCGCGTCGCCCCGGGAGGTACGGCCATCCTACTGGTTAAGCCGCAATTCGAGGCCCCCAAGGAAGTAATTTCCAAAACCAAGGGTATCTTGCGCGACGACGCCCTTCGCGCCGAAACGCTGGCCGGCGTCATTGCCGAAGCCACCGCCCTGCCCGGCTGCAAAATCATTGGCCAGATTGAATGCCCTGTCGCTGGCGGCGACGGCAACCGCGAATACCTGCTCGGCCTAAGCAAGAGCGACATCCACTAG
- a CDS encoding UDP-N-acetylmuramoyl-tripeptide--D-alanyl-D-alanine ligase, protein MPRFSPQLLADWTAGKWLGTTPDKQITGFCQDTRKLKPGDCFVALETEQRDGHAFLASARDAGATAALVSKPRDDINLPQLYVGDSLGAFQTIACQHRHAFPGQVVGVTGSCGKTSTKDLIARLLGDECLKTEKNLNNTIGVPLTLTQLDAEKHRYAVVEAGINQPGEMSTLAAMISPDVSVVTMIGPAHLEKLGSQENIAREKAELVRLSAPGSSLLCSAGCLQYPAFHQFGGEIFSVCQACGEDSTLDYTEYHSCFRFFREGQGTRVQVKSALFAGQFTIDSHLTKGMVSNAVLAVLTAILCGAKWETVKQRLQGWKPGADRGSIYLRGDDLFYVDCYNANPASMTDALETFATLAPPDAPRLYVLGGMKELGEHAEALHRKVGADVPLRAQDRAVLIGAEAEAYAEGLREAGASASQVTVFDSSDVAQDAMGDFHGSIFVKGSRAYALESLLPEGLMTRKETAAC, encoded by the coding sequence ATGCCACGCTTTAGCCCACAGCTGCTTGCCGATTGGACCGCCGGAAAGTGGTTGGGCACCACGCCAGACAAGCAGATCACTGGCTTCTGCCAGGACACCCGGAAGCTGAAACCGGGTGATTGCTTTGTCGCGCTCGAAACGGAGCAGCGGGACGGTCATGCCTTCCTCGCTTCGGCGCGCGATGCCGGGGCAACCGCCGCGCTCGTGAGCAAACCGCGTGACGATATTAACCTGCCGCAGTTGTATGTGGGCGACTCGCTGGGCGCGTTTCAGACGATCGCTTGCCAGCACCGTCATGCATTTCCAGGGCAGGTTGTAGGCGTGACGGGGAGCTGTGGCAAAACGTCGACCAAGGATCTCATTGCACGTCTGCTTGGCGATGAGTGCCTGAAGACAGAAAAGAATTTAAACAACACCATCGGCGTGCCGTTGACCTTGACCCAGCTCGATGCGGAGAAGCATCGCTACGCGGTAGTCGAGGCGGGCATTAATCAGCCTGGTGAGATGTCGACCCTGGCCGCGATGATTTCGCCGGACGTGTCGGTGGTCACCATGATTGGGCCGGCTCACTTGGAAAAGCTGGGCAGCCAGGAAAATATCGCCCGCGAGAAGGCTGAGCTGGTCCGCCTGTCTGCGCCCGGTTCTTCGCTGCTTTGCTCGGCAGGGTGTTTGCAGTATCCGGCGTTTCATCAGTTTGGCGGAGAAATTTTCAGCGTGTGCCAGGCTTGCGGAGAAGATTCCACACTCGACTACACGGAATACCACAGCTGTTTCCGCTTCTTCCGCGAAGGGCAGGGGACACGGGTTCAGGTGAAGAGCGCTTTGTTCGCAGGGCAGTTCACCATCGACTCGCACCTGACTAAGGGCATGGTGTCCAACGCCGTGCTCGCCGTGCTGACCGCCATACTTTGCGGTGCAAAGTGGGAGACGGTGAAGCAGCGCTTACAAGGCTGGAAGCCCGGTGCCGACCGTGGCTCGATTTACCTGCGCGGCGATGACCTGTTTTACGTGGATTGCTACAACGCCAACCCCGCTTCGATGACCGATGCACTGGAGACATTTGCCACGCTGGCACCTCCAGATGCGCCCCGGCTGTATGTGCTCGGCGGGATGAAGGAGCTCGGCGAGCATGCAGAAGCTTTGCATCGCAAAGTGGGTGCGGATGTTCCGCTGCGCGCACAGGATCGCGCGGTGTTAATCGGCGCGGAGGCCGAGGCCTACGCCGAAGGTTTGCGTGAGGCCGGTGCCTCGGCCAGCCAAGTCACGGTGTTTGATAGCTCCGATGTCGCTCAGGATGCGATGGGTGATTTCCACGGATCGATTTTTGTAAAAGGCAGCCGCGCCTATGCGCTGGAATCGTTGCTGCCGGAGGGTTTGATGACGCGTAAGGAGACGGCTGCATGTTAA
- the mraY gene encoding phospho-N-acetylmuramoyl-pentapeptide-transferase: MLTYLAGLEEVWGPFRLFGSITFRMMMAAATALAVGFIIAPRIFDRLRRLKAEQILRNSSEVGKLADLHASKKSTPTMGGLMIFAAVTGSSILWAKPNVYVITALVVYAGLTAIGFFDDYLKVTKKSSAGLSSRWKLAGQALLTFLALGLLLGNSETRGVMSELWLPFYKYAVLAPMPIWFAFVFFFFVLAGSSNAINLTDGIDGLAIGCTVTVALVYAIFAYASGNTIIADYFLISYIPGTGELAVVCTALVGGSLAFLWHNSHPATVFMGDTGSLALGGLIGAIAFMVHQPVTLVIVGGIFVMEAVSVILQVGSFKLTGKRIFRMAPIHHHFELAGWHESKVVIRFWILSFIFAFIGLASLKLR, from the coding sequence ATGTTAACGTATTTGGCAGGATTGGAGGAAGTTTGGGGACCGTTCCGATTGTTCGGTTCGATCACTTTTCGCATGATGATGGCGGCGGCCACGGCATTGGCCGTGGGCTTTATTATCGCGCCCCGGATCTTTGATCGCCTGCGCCGCCTAAAGGCCGAGCAAATTTTGCGCAACTCCAGCGAAGTCGGCAAATTGGCCGATCTACACGCCAGCAAAAAGAGCACGCCAACGATGGGCGGGCTCATGATTTTTGCCGCCGTAACCGGGAGTTCCATTCTTTGGGCCAAGCCGAATGTTTACGTGATCACGGCGCTGGTCGTCTACGCGGGGTTGACCGCGATTGGCTTCTTTGACGACTACCTGAAAGTAACGAAGAAAAGCAGCGCCGGTTTATCGAGCCGTTGGAAGCTGGCGGGGCAGGCTTTGTTGACCTTTCTCGCGCTTGGCCTACTGCTCGGAAACTCCGAGACGCGCGGCGTGATGAGCGAGCTTTGGCTGCCGTTTTATAAATACGCGGTGCTGGCACCCATGCCGATTTGGTTCGCCTTTGTCTTTTTCTTTTTCGTGCTGGCGGGTTCGAGCAATGCGATCAACCTGACTGACGGCATCGACGGCTTGGCCATCGGTTGCACGGTGACGGTGGCTCTGGTTTACGCGATCTTTGCCTACGCTTCGGGTAACACGATTATCGCCGATTACTTCCTGATCAGCTACATCCCGGGGACGGGGGAACTGGCCGTGGTTTGCACTGCGCTGGTGGGTGGTAGCCTGGCGTTTCTCTGGCACAACAGTCACCCGGCTACGGTCTTCATGGGAGACACCGGTTCGCTGGCGCTCGGCGGCCTGATCGGAGCCATTGCCTTCATGGTCCATCAACCGGTTACGCTGGTTATCGTGGGCGGTATTTTTGTGATGGAAGCCGTGTCGGTTATCTTGCAAGTCGGTTCGTTTAAGCTGACGGGCAAGCGCATCTTTCGTATGGCACCGATCCACCACCACTTCGAGCTCGCCGGTTGGCATGAGTCGAAGGTCGTTATTCGCTTTTGGATTTTGTCGTTCATCTTC
- the rpsU gene encoding 30S ribosomal protein S21 — translation MPVDVKVRKGEPMEKALRRLKKKLDREGVIRDVRAKRYFEKPCEVRRRKKKVAAFTNMLRQRYENQ, via the coding sequence ATGCCAGTTGATGTCAAAGTCCGTAAAGGCGAGCCCATGGAAAAGGCGCTCCGCCGCTTGAAGAAGAAGCTCGACCGCGAGGGTGTCATCCGTGACGTCCGCGCCAAGCGTTATTTTGAAAAGCCCTGTGAAGTGCGCCGCCGCAAGAAGAAGGTTGCTGCCTTCACTAACATGCTGCGCCAGCGTTACGAGAACCAGTAA
- a CDS encoding peptidoglycan D,D-transpeptidase FtsI family protein — MNRAYVSGIRFAFLTVVIFTCFVVLLGRLIHLHLVEGEKLARIVEQNRERFLDIKARRGNIVDRRGNLMATTQAVYEIGVDPQSVNPEDMVRAPELAAVLGLDPELVWEKFEQKLRTVDTPSGPEIRNVRWVELADAVDEKTYDEVMALGIRAVYGNRKYERVYPSEGLAAHVLGFVNKEETPVSGVERFCDFYLAGQDGWRKSEKDGRRRELVQFSSREVDPRDGLNVELTIDLNIQHKVEQEIAKLVDEYQPKGVAVIVSEVATGQILALANYPTFDPNEFWRFPIENHRNRAVTDIYEPGSTFKIVPAAGALNEDLVTADQLFDCGQATVNYKGRTLRLPSDHHPLEELSVTEIVIKSSNRGAALLGLELEEERLYEYSKRFGFGEPTGFPLDLEENGILHPVNRWDGLTITRLPMGHAISATPMQVHFAMSAIANGGVLMKPQIVRQVFDNNGEVVVQYSPDAKSRVVSSYTATQITQMLAGVVGENGTARRASIENYGVAGKTGTTQKIVDGRYSRQHHVGSFVGFFPQSNPRLVITVVVDEPELKGVGYGGVVAAPVFKNIAEHCIQYLGIPPEPENQMMAFTEGAR; from the coding sequence ATGAACCGCGCATACGTCTCAGGAATTAGATTCGCTTTTTTAACCGTCGTCATTTTCACGTGCTTCGTCGTCCTGCTTGGGCGATTGATCCACCTGCATCTCGTCGAGGGCGAGAAGCTTGCGCGCATTGTTGAGCAGAACCGGGAACGCTTCCTGGATATCAAGGCCCGTCGGGGCAACATCGTGGACCGCCGGGGCAACCTGATGGCCACCACACAGGCCGTTTACGAAATCGGCGTGGACCCGCAGTCCGTCAATCCGGAAGACATGGTCCGCGCGCCGGAACTGGCCGCCGTTCTTGGCCTCGACCCCGAGCTGGTTTGGGAGAAATTCGAGCAAAAGCTGCGCACCGTCGATACGCCCAGTGGACCGGAAATTCGCAACGTGCGCTGGGTTGAACTCGCGGACGCCGTGGACGAAAAAACCTACGACGAAGTCATGGCCCTCGGCATTCGCGCCGTCTATGGGAATCGCAAGTATGAGCGCGTGTATCCCAGTGAGGGACTCGCCGCTCACGTGTTGGGCTTTGTCAATAAAGAGGAAACGCCGGTATCGGGCGTCGAGCGCTTTTGCGATTTTTATCTGGCCGGACAGGACGGCTGGCGCAAGTCCGAGAAGGATGGTCGTCGCCGCGAGTTGGTGCAGTTCAGCTCGCGCGAAGTCGATCCTCGCGATGGCTTGAATGTCGAACTGACTATCGACCTGAATATCCAGCACAAGGTGGAGCAGGAAATCGCGAAGCTCGTCGACGAATACCAGCCCAAGGGTGTCGCCGTAATCGTGAGCGAGGTTGCCACAGGCCAAATCCTCGCGCTCGCCAATTACCCGACCTTCGACCCGAACGAGTTCTGGCGCTTCCCGATCGAGAACCACCGCAATCGCGCGGTGACGGATATTTACGAGCCGGGTTCGACGTTTAAGATCGTGCCCGCCGCTGGTGCGTTGAACGAAGACTTGGTCACCGCAGACCAGCTCTTTGACTGTGGGCAAGCGACCGTTAATTACAAGGGCCGCACCCTGCGTCTGCCCTCGGATCACCACCCGCTGGAGGAGCTTAGCGTCACTGAGATTGTGATCAAATCCAGCAACCGTGGGGCAGCTTTGCTTGGCCTGGAGCTAGAGGAAGAACGTCTTTACGAATACTCGAAGCGCTTTGGCTTCGGCGAGCCGACGGGCTTCCCGCTGGACTTGGAAGAGAATGGCATTCTCCACCCGGTCAATCGCTGGGATGGCTTGACGATTACTCGCTTGCCGATGGGGCACGCCATCAGTGCCACGCCGATGCAGGTACACTTCGCGATGAGCGCGATTGCCAATGGCGGCGTGCTGATGAAGCCGCAGATCGTGCGCCAGGTTTTTGATAACAACGGCGAAGTCGTCGTGCAGTATTCGCCCGACGCCAAGTCGCGCGTCGTTTCTTCCTACACCGCAACGCAGATCACGCAGATGCTTGCTGGCGTTGTCGGGGAAAACGGCACGGCGCGCCGCGCGTCGATTGAAAATTACGGCGTGGCTGGCAAGACCGGCACCACACAAAAGATCGTCGATGGTCGCTATTCGCGGCAACATCATGTAGGTTCTTTTGTGGGCTTTTTTCCGCAGTCAAATCCGCGACTCGTCATCACCGTGGTGGTGGATGAGCCGGAGCTGAAAGGCGTGGGCTATGGCGGCGTCGTGGCGGCGCCTGTCTTTAAAAACATCGCCGAGCACTGCATTCAATACCTGGGAATTCCGCCTGAACCGGAAAACCAAATGATGGCCTTTACGGAGGGCGCACGATGA
- a CDS encoding UDP-N-acetylmuramoyl-L-alanyl-D-glutamate--2,6-diaminopimelate ligase, protein MIGFASLENTLSWGMAMRSNSSQGGALAAKRTMRALTHGVDCIKSTGDSDVPVTCLITDSRRVAPGALFFAIEGANTSGSFYVEEAIDRGAVGIVGEREPGPRMSVPYYQVKDARVALAEIAGRFFDHPDRAMDLVGITGTNGKTTVSMLTQHLLAEKPSSVGLLGTVRYDLGRRTLPSYKTTPESVDIYSMLDQMRIEGCESAVLEVSSHAIDQHRVRGMRFPVAAFLNLTQDHIDYHMSMDEYFQVKRRLFTGETGNQPEVCVINIDDPYGLRLAKELEAKGRVITFGTHEAAEIRAEQIQLSPNGSVFKLTWQGGEAEVATELAGKYNVSNLLAALAICAGMGKDLQQVLPRVASFPGVPGRMERIDVGQTYPVLVDYAHTDDALRNALSMLREITPGRVLVVFGCGGNRDRDKRPKMTAAVQELADHAWATADNPRREKISSIFDDMHQGVTKPDAIEFIDDRRRAISLALDAAAAGDCVLIAGKGHETYQEFADTVAPFDDRQVARELLNLKKLRPH, encoded by the coding sequence ATGATCGGATTTGCTTCTTTAGAAAACACACTCAGCTGGGGCATGGCCATGCGCAGCAACTCTTCGCAGGGCGGTGCCTTGGCGGCCAAGCGCACCATGCGCGCGCTGACCCACGGCGTGGACTGCATTAAGTCCACCGGCGATAGCGATGTGCCCGTGACTTGCCTTATCACCGACAGTCGTCGCGTGGCTCCGGGCGCTTTGTTCTTCGCCATCGAAGGCGCGAACACCAGTGGTTCTTTCTACGTGGAAGAAGCCATCGACCGGGGTGCCGTCGGCATTGTCGGCGAGCGCGAACCTGGCCCCCGCATGAGCGTGCCTTACTATCAGGTGAAGGACGCCCGTGTGGCGCTGGCCGAGATTGCCGGCCGTTTCTTTGATCACCCGGACCGCGCGATGGACCTGGTGGGCATCACAGGCACCAACGGCAAGACCACGGTATCGATGTTGACGCAGCACCTGCTCGCGGAAAAACCGAGCAGCGTTGGCTTGCTGGGCACGGTTCGCTACGACCTCGGTCGCCGCACGTTGCCCAGCTATAAGACGACGCCCGAAAGCGTGGACATTTACTCGATGCTCGACCAAATGCGCATCGAAGGTTGCGAGTCCGCCGTGCTCGAAGTCAGCTCCCACGCGATCGATCAGCACCGTGTGCGCGGCATGCGTTTCCCGGTCGCCGCGTTCCTGAATCTGACTCAGGACCACATCGACTACCACATGTCGATGGACGAATATTTCCAAGTCAAACGCCGCCTCTTTACCGGCGAAACCGGCAACCAGCCGGAAGTCTGCGTCATCAACATCGACGACCCTTATGGTCTCCGGCTCGCGAAAGAGCTGGAGGCCAAGGGACGCGTCATCACCTTTGGCACGCACGAGGCGGCGGAGATTCGCGCTGAGCAGATTCAGCTCTCGCCCAACGGCAGTGTTTTCAAGCTGACCTGGCAGGGTGGCGAGGCAGAGGTCGCGACCGAACTGGCCGGTAAATACAATGTGAGCAACCTCTTGGCCGCATTGGCGATTTGCGCTGGCATGGGCAAAGACTTGCAGCAGGTGCTGCCGCGCGTGGCGAGTTTCCCTGGCGTGCCGGGTCGCATGGAGCGCATCGATGTGGGCCAGACTTATCCGGTGCTGGTGGACTACGCGCACACCGACGACGCCCTGCGCAACGCGCTGAGCATGCTGCGCGAAATCACCCCTGGACGCGTGCTGGTGGTGTTCGGCTGCGGTGGTAATCGCGACCGCGACAAGCGCCCGAAGATGACCGCTGCCGTGCAAGAGCTGGCCGACCACGCTTGGGCTACTGCGGACAATCCGCGCCGTGAGAAAATTTCCTCGATCTTCGACGATATGCACCAAGGCGTGACGAAGCCCGATGCCATTGAATTCATCGACGACCGCCGCCGCGCGATCAGCCTCGCGCTCGATGCCGCGGCCGCTGGCGACTGCGTGCTCATTGCCGGCAAAGGCCACGAAACTTATCAAGAATTTGCTGACACCGTTGCCCCGTTTGACGACCGACAAGTCGCGCGGGAATTACTCAACCTCAAAAAACTGCGACCTCACTGA
- a CDS encoding division/cell wall cluster transcriptional repressor MraZ: MIDFNQGFYAGEFRHNLDAKRRLTVPSKWRSEGDDSQTYLAFPDPAGCVTVYPPEMVAELKEKISKVSIGDKKGRRAITKLLASADSFSFDKNGRITVNDRLFQHAGITKEVVLAGTVNFFQLWNPERYEAYVADDEEDEDGDLSDILADLGF, encoded by the coding sequence ATGATCGACTTCAACCAGGGCTTTTACGCAGGGGAGTTCAGACACAATCTGGACGCCAAGCGGAGGCTCACGGTCCCGTCCAAGTGGCGTAGTGAAGGTGACGATTCTCAGACCTACCTCGCGTTCCCCGATCCAGCGGGTTGCGTGACGGTCTATCCGCCCGAGATGGTAGCCGAGCTGAAGGAGAAGATTTCCAAGGTCAGCATTGGCGACAAGAAGGGCCGCCGGGCCATCACCAAGCTTCTGGCATCGGCTGACAGTTTTTCCTTCGACAAGAACGGGCGGATCACGGTCAACGACCGTTTGTTCCAGCACGCTGGCATTACCAAAGAGGTTGTGTTGGCGGGCACCGTTAACTTCTTCCAGCTCTGGAATCCGGAGCGCTACGAAGCCTACGTCGCCGACGACGAAGAAGACGAAGACGGCGATCTGAGCGACATCCTCGCCGATCTGGGCTTCTAA